A section of the Candidatus Atribacteria bacterium ADurb.Bin276 genome encodes:
- the mtlD_2 gene encoding Mannitol-1-phosphate 5-dehydrogenase — protein sequence MSKKAVIIGAGALALGFLGERLALDYEITFADKNIKTPFLKELQNQQQYILNICHLDGIESVSIQGRFNVFNLDQEKEKNDFYKVITEADLIFTTVGNQNLPIVISQIAPILNEQMRGNCILLCENGRNLAQIYQKFFKASKVVDTVMSRMCRFTTQEESGYGYKPLWKNLPDRLVVEAYDYLPLNVAACSSEQFSPVFTLIEPDIFSTWEDIKFFAHNGTHAFIAYHAFLDGIKYFSDVDHKLKEKAEKMLFNEIIPALHRAHPDFPLRDLKDYGENLLERIYNPFFHDSIDRGIRGILEKLKPSERLVNGLRFIHHQGIKPVHFASAILAGYKIISKLELLPETIKDFLINHCGIIEEELIQLIMGNPEI from the coding sequence ATGAGTAAAAAGGCAGTTATTATTGGAGCCGGAGCCTTGGCATTAGGTTTTTTAGGTGAACGATTAGCTCTGGATTATGAAATCACTTTTGCTGATAAGAACATAAAAACTCCATTTTTGAAAGAACTTCAAAATCAACAGCAGTATATTCTCAACATCTGCCATCTTGATGGCATAGAATCTGTCTCGATTCAAGGACGATTTAATGTCTTTAATCTTGACCAAGAAAAAGAAAAAAATGACTTTTATAAAGTAATTACTGAAGCCGATCTGATTTTTACCACGGTAGGAAATCAGAATTTACCGATCGTTATATCCCAGATTGCCCCAATACTCAACGAACAAATGAGGGGGAATTGTATCCTTTTATGTGAAAACGGACGTAACTTGGCTCAAATCTATCAAAAATTTTTTAAAGCCAGTAAGGTGGTTGATACTGTGATGTCTCGGATGTGCCGCTTTACCACACAGGAAGAAAGTGGTTATGGTTATAAACCACTTTGGAAAAACCTTCCTGACAGGTTGGTAGTTGAAGCTTATGACTACCTTCCGCTCAATGTTGCAGCATGCTCATCTGAACAATTTTCTCCGGTTTTCACTCTGATTGAACCTGATATTTTTTCAACCTGGGAAGATATTAAATTCTTCGCCCATAACGGAACTCATGCTTTTATTGCCTATCATGCTTTTCTAGATGGAATAAAATATTTTTCCGATGTTGATCATAAATTAAAGGAAAAAGCTGAAAAAATGCTGTTTAACGAAATCATCCCGGCTTTACATCGAGCTCACCCTGATTTTCCTTTACGTGATTTGAAAGATTATGGCGAAAATCTTTTAGAGAGAATATACAATCCATTCTTTCATGATTCAATTGACAGAGGTATTCGTGGGATATTGGAGAAATTAAAGCCAAGCGAGCGGTTAGTGAACGGATTGAGATTTATTCATCATCAGGGGATTAAACCAGTTCATTTTGCCAGCGCTATTTTAGCTGGTTATAAAATCATTTCCAAATTAGAGCTACTACCCGAAACCATTAAAGATTTTCTTATCAATCACTGTGGTATCATCGAGGAAGAACTTATTCAATTAATCATGGGTAATCCCGAAATATAG
- a CDS encoding D-arabitol-phosphate dehydrogenase, which translates to MNSYHSKAFVYHGHPEQVTLETLDLDCGPNDLIVKVLMCARCGTDKSIFLHGHKNVDPYAPVVLGHELIGTIVEVGNNVKNCNEGIGYAQGKKLSPDYLSFSVVERVTFQSRIARYKNGLMLIPKPIANLSFQINGGYAQYMRVPEDMIRSESVIRVPEIVSDEEACLIEPAACALESIYATPHPVGVDKEGRHIYKAGIQSGGKTCIIGSGTVSMLYASLAILEGASEVVMVVRSEKKEKLIHQILKNQVNVYVVPQLINSTIQERLLQEEKIVHDLEEMTRGYLFDDVVCACSDPNAQRLMLMLYTREGYGVGACFGGTHSLVDQVDIDQNHYRCAKTIGTSGCSTDAMKAVLQWLYEGKLSFQGFTSSRKFTFDDSPQEFFTTSADGLKPVLYPWESRL; encoded by the coding sequence ATGAATTCTTATCATTCCAAGGCATTTGTATACCATGGCCATCCCGAACAGGTTACGTTGGAAACCCTTGACTTGGATTGTGGTCCAAATGATTTAATTGTCAAGGTTTTGATGTGTGCCCGTTGTGGAACCGATAAATCAATTTTCTTACATGGTCACAAAAACGTCGACCCTTATGCTCCCGTCGTTCTTGGTCATGAGTTGATTGGAACTATTGTTGAGGTTGGTAATAATGTTAAAAATTGTAATGAAGGGATAGGATATGCTCAAGGAAAAAAATTATCCCCTGATTATCTCAGTTTTTCTGTTGTTGAGAGAGTGACCTTCCAATCCCGCATAGCTCGCTATAAAAATGGCTTGATGCTTATTCCCAAACCGATAGCCAACCTTTCTTTTCAAATTAATGGCGGATATGCTCAATATATGAGAGTTCCTGAAGATATGATACGTTCAGAGTCAGTGATTCGAGTTCCTGAGATAGTTTCTGATGAAGAAGCCTGTTTGATAGAACCAGCAGCTTGTGCCTTGGAGTCGATTTATGCCACTCCTCATCCAGTTGGAGTAGACAAGGAGGGGAGGCATATCTATAAAGCCGGTATACAATCTGGTGGGAAAACCTGCATTATCGGTTCGGGAACGGTCAGTATGCTTTATGCTTCATTGGCAATATTAGAAGGTGCGAGTGAAGTGGTTATGGTGGTTCGATCTGAAAAAAAAGAAAAACTCATTCATCAAATTTTAAAAAACCAAGTCAATGTTTATGTTGTTCCTCAGCTCATAAATTCCACTATTCAAGAAAGACTTTTACAAGAAGAAAAAATCGTTCATGATTTGGAAGAAATGACCAGAGGATATTTATTCGATGATGTAGTGTGTGCCTGTTCTGATCCAAATGCCCAGCGGCTTATGCTTATGCTTTATACCCGAGAAGGGTATGGAGTCGGAGCTTGTTTTGGGGGAACCCATTCTTTGGTCGATCAAGTCGACATTGATCAGAACCATTATCGTTGTGCCAAAACCATTGGAACCAGTGGTTGTTCAACCGATGCGATGAAAGCGGTATTACAATGGCTTTATGAAGGAAAATTATCTTTCCAAGGCTTTACTTCATCCAGGAAATTTACCTTTGATGACTCCCCTCAAGAATTTTTTACCACATCAGCTGATGGGCTTAAACCGGTTCTCTATCCCTGGGAATCCCGATTATGA
- the sugB_14 gene encoding Trehalose transport system permease protein SugB translates to MRSWKGIEILKNRIAFIIVLGIVIIMLFPIIWMVTTSFKNSVDSMSIPPKWFFQPTAENYESILKNQDFINAFKNSLLVAGISLAIVLIIGLPGAYALERFNFKRKKDLAFWILSTRMAPPIGVLLPFYLMFRRFNLTDTRISLILMHITINLALTIWVMRGFFREIPYELEESAQIDGCSTLGSFFKIILPLSINGIISTAILGFIFSWNDFIFASVLAGGNSRTLPVVVARFIGYYEIKWGELSAGGVVAIIPAIIFIGFVQKYLVRGLTFGALKE, encoded by the coding sequence ATGAGAAGCTGGAAAGGAATAGAAATACTTAAAAACCGGATCGCTTTTATTATTGTTTTAGGTATTGTTATAATAATGCTTTTTCCCATAATCTGGATGGTTACTACCTCTTTTAAAAATTCAGTAGATTCTATGAGCATTCCTCCCAAGTGGTTTTTTCAACCGACCGCTGAAAATTATGAAAGTATACTTAAAAATCAAGACTTTATTAATGCTTTCAAAAACAGTTTATTAGTCGCAGGGATATCTTTGGCGATAGTTCTTATTATTGGTTTACCGGGAGCCTATGCTTTGGAAAGATTTAACTTTAAAAGAAAGAAGGACTTAGCATTTTGGATTTTAAGTACCCGAATGGCTCCACCAATTGGTGTTCTTCTTCCTTTTTATCTCATGTTCAGAAGGTTTAACCTAACCGATACTCGTATCTCTCTCATATTGATGCACATTACGATTAACTTAGCGTTGACGATATGGGTTATGAGAGGATTTTTTCGGGAAATTCCTTACGAGTTAGAGGAGTCCGCACAAATCGATGGTTGCAGCACCTTAGGATCTTTTTTTAAGATCATTCTTCCCCTTTCTATTAATGGAATAATTTCCACGGCAATTTTAGGGTTTATCTTTTCTTGGAATGACTTTATATTTGCCAGTGTCCTTGCGGGAGGGAATTCTCGAACTCTACCTGTTGTAGTTGCTCGGTTTATCGGATATTATGAAATTAAATGGGGAGAGCTTTCGGCAGGAGGGGTAGTGGCCATCATTCCAGCAATAATTTTTATTGGTTTTGTTCAAAAATACTTAGTACGAGGCCTTACCTTTGGTGCTTTAAAAGAATAG
- the sugA_11 gene encoding Trehalose transport system permease protein SugA gives MIKKISQRHKIVYYLLLPSIITLILFTLFPFFYNLWASVQNYDLIYPNQKHFIGLSNFIKALTNQEFWNSLKTTFYFSGLGIILQLLIGLGVGLLFGREFKGKNILRTLLILPMVAMPVATAYIWRIMFSPSLGIINYVFQKIGLQGSEWIAGYNSVIPSLVIVDTWQWSPFMILIISSGLMSLPKEPYEAAKIEGATGFQTLKNITLPLLKPIISIAFVFRLIDSFRTFDIIYSLTGGGPGHASETLNINIYLNAFRNLDIGYSGSLVIIFLFLINIVTLFVIRRTGFEESILK, from the coding sequence ATGATAAAAAAAATTTCTCAACGCCATAAAATAGTGTATTATCTCCTTTTGCCAAGCATCATAACCCTAATTCTGTTTACGCTTTTTCCTTTTTTTTATAACCTTTGGGCAAGTGTTCAGAACTATGATTTAATTTACCCAAATCAAAAACATTTTATAGGGCTGAGTAATTTTATTAAAGCCTTAACCAACCAGGAATTTTGGAATTCGTTAAAAACGACCTTCTATTTTAGTGGTCTTGGAATAATCTTACAATTACTCATCGGATTAGGGGTTGGATTGCTTTTTGGGAGAGAATTTAAAGGAAAAAACATTTTGCGTACTCTATTGATTTTACCCATGGTTGCAATGCCCGTTGCAACCGCCTACATATGGAGAATTATGTTTAGCCCTTCTTTGGGAATTATCAATTATGTCTTTCAGAAAATAGGTCTGCAAGGTTCCGAGTGGATTGCTGGATACAATTCGGTGATACCTTCCTTAGTTATTGTCGATACCTGGCAATGGTCTCCTTTCATGATTTTAATTATTTCCTCGGGACTTATGTCGCTCCCCAAAGAACCGTATGAAGCTGCCAAAATTGAAGGAGCAACTGGTTTTCAAACCTTAAAAAATATAACCTTGCCTCTTTTAAAACCAATTATAAGCATAGCATTTGTCTTTCGGCTAATTGATAGTTTCCGTACTTTCGATATTATCTACTCACTTACCGGGGGTGGACCTGGGCATGCCTCAGAGACCCTGAACATAAATATTTATCTTAATGCTTTTCGTAACCTTGACATAGGTTATTCTGGATCTTTAGTCATAATTTTTCTATTTTTAATCAATATTGTTACCCTGTTTGTGATTCGCAGGACTGGTTTTGAGGAAAGCATTTTAAAGTAA
- a CDS encoding putative ABC transporter-binding protein precursor, with product MKKSFLTVILSLSFVVFFSLSVFSAEFPGPDAAKIDWNQSNGQSIRVMACSRDAITYLKNIVPEFEKLTGIKVAIDDYPEAEFFRKIIIDLSSGNPVSDVFMLSHAYSTMYEAGGWLEPLEPYLENSSLTDKAWYDFEDYPAGSLSAVVINGKLYGIPIAPDNQIVFYRKDLFEEAGLLYPNNMDELYDDAVKLNNPPNHAGVVLRLARGAGTHWPWNGYIQNYGGSWLNTETKRPELDSPQVIAGTEMYLKLLKDAGPAGAVNYSWYEASSDFAQGKAAIFAGDANIFMSSFEDPSRSQVAGKVAYALLPPAPDGNNAPAAGTAWHWGMSSVSKSKEAGWLFIQWATSKDIALRLGIDTTEIMRNSIWQSETLKNKYPTVPDWIEASSATMNQFSGLYRFPRVKEFGPLADIVEALLQEMFLGQISVADGMAKAQAQTLEVMKME from the coding sequence ATGAAAAAGTCATTTTTAACAGTTATTTTAAGTCTCTCATTTGTAGTATTCTTTTCTTTGAGCGTTTTTTCGGCAGAATTTCCCGGACCTGATGCAGCAAAAATTGACTGGAATCAGTCTAATGGGCAATCAATTCGTGTTATGGCATGTAGCCGAGATGCGATTACTTATTTGAAAAATATCGTTCCTGAGTTTGAAAAACTTACTGGAATTAAAGTTGCTATTGATGATTATCCAGAAGCTGAGTTCTTTCGTAAGATCATTATTGACCTTTCATCAGGAAATCCTGTATCTGATGTATTTATGTTAAGCCATGCTTATTCCACCATGTATGAAGCAGGCGGATGGTTAGAACCTTTAGAACCATATTTGGAAAATTCGAGCTTGACTGATAAAGCATGGTATGATTTCGAGGATTACCCTGCCGGTAGTTTAAGTGCTGTGGTGATTAACGGTAAATTATACGGAATACCAATTGCTCCTGATAATCAAATTGTTTTCTACAGAAAAGATCTATTTGAAGAAGCGGGACTTCTTTATCCGAACAATATGGATGAACTCTATGATGATGCCGTAAAATTAAATAATCCACCCAACCATGCTGGAGTCGTTTTAAGATTAGCAAGAGGTGCCGGTACTCACTGGCCATGGAATGGTTACATTCAAAATTATGGTGGATCCTGGCTCAATACTGAAACTAAACGACCAGAATTGGATAGTCCGCAGGTTATTGCTGGAACTGAAATGTACTTAAAACTTCTCAAAGATGCAGGACCAGCTGGAGCGGTTAATTATAGTTGGTATGAAGCGAGTTCAGATTTTGCCCAAGGCAAAGCAGCAATATTTGCTGGTGACGCTAATATATTTATGAGCTCGTTTGAAGATCCTTCTCGGTCTCAAGTTGCTGGTAAAGTTGCTTATGCATTATTACCGCCAGCTCCCGATGGAAATAATGCGCCAGCTGCAGGTACTGCTTGGCATTGGGGTATGAGTAGCGTTTCTAAATCGAAAGAAGCTGGATGGTTGTTTATTCAATGGGCAACCAGCAAAGACATAGCTCTGAGATTAGGTATTGATACAACCGAAATCATGAGAAACTCAATATGGCAAAGTGAAACTTTGAAAAATAAATATCCAACAGTTCCAGATTGGATTGAAGCCAGTTCAGCTACCATGAATCAGTTCTCTGGTTTGTATCGATTCCCCAGAGTAAAAGAATTTGGACCTTTAGCTGATATTGTTGAAGCTCTCTTGCAAGAAATGTTCTTAGGACAAATATCAGTGGCCGATGGAATGGCAAAAGCCCAAGCACAAACCTTAGAAGTCATGAAAATGGAATAA